In the Muricauda sp. MAR_2010_75 genome, one interval contains:
- the aroB gene encoding 3-dehydroquinate synthase: protein MDSIISQSYEVHFGELAKAALKQHIAKSGYSKVFVLVDENTKKYCLPFFKKEIMAHPIDSIFEIESGEENKNIGTCTKVWELLSNFDGDRKSLLINLGGGVLTDLGGFVASTFKRGIDFINIPTTLLSIVDASVGGKTGVDLGVLKNQIGVINQPVMVLVFTEFLKTLEPRQRVSGYAEMLKHGLISDREYWNELKETGNFTEPDSIQKSIAIKNKVVLQDPTEKGLRKILNFGHTLGHAIESYCLETPEKKALLHGEAIAVGMILEGYLSHELKGLSKLYLEEIKETFLHYFDPVDFTDVDVDAILQLLKFDKKNTHGDINFVLLQSIGEAVSDVKVPEELFYKAFAYYRE from the coding sequence ATGGACTCTATAATATCACAATCCTACGAGGTTCATTTTGGAGAATTGGCGAAAGCTGCTCTAAAACAGCACATTGCAAAAAGTGGGTATTCCAAGGTGTTTGTTTTGGTGGATGAGAACACTAAAAAATACTGCCTTCCATTTTTTAAAAAGGAAATCATGGCTCACCCCATTGATTCAATTTTTGAGATTGAATCTGGGGAAGAAAACAAAAATATAGGCACCTGCACCAAGGTTTGGGAGTTGCTTTCCAATTTTGATGGAGATCGCAAAAGTCTTTTGATCAACCTAGGGGGCGGTGTGCTCACTGATTTGGGCGGATTTGTGGCTTCAACCTTCAAAAGAGGCATTGACTTTATCAACATCCCCACAACCCTACTTTCCATTGTAGATGCTTCGGTTGGCGGTAAAACGGGAGTGGATTTGGGTGTATTGAAAAACCAAATTGGAGTCATCAATCAACCTGTAATGGTATTGGTTTTTACTGAATTCTTAAAAACATTGGAGCCAAGACAACGGGTAAGCGGATATGCCGAAATGTTGAAGCATGGACTCATTTCAGACAGGGAATATTGGAATGAATTGAAGGAAACCGGCAATTTTACCGAACCTGATAGCATTCAAAAGTCCATTGCCATTAAAAACAAGGTTGTCCTGCAAGACCCAACAGAGAAAGGATTGCGAAAAATTTTAAATTTTGGCCATACCTTAGGACATGCCATAGAATCCTATTGTTTGGAAACCCCTGAGAAAAAAGCATTGCTCCACGGAGAGGCCATTGCCGTTGGAATGATTTTGGAAGGATATCTTTCGCACGAATTAAAAGGCCTTTCCAAACTTTACTTGGAAGAGATCAAAGAAACCTTTTTGCACTATTTTGATCCTGTTGATTTTACCGATGTGGATGTGGATGCCATCCTTCAGCTTCTTAAATTTGATAAGAAAAACACGCATGGGGACATTAATTTTGTATTGCTACAATCCATCGGAGAAGCCGTTTCTGATGTAAAGGTTCCCGAAGAACTTTTTTATAAAGCATTTGCATACTACAGGGAATAA
- a CDS encoding proline dehydrogenase family protein has translation MQPNFENTAIAFELKTDSQLERAYFLFKMIANEPLVRIGTAVTNFAIKAHLPVEGLIRATVFDHFCGGVSEKDCLPVIDKMYEKGVYSILDYSAEGKEADNQFDFALEKTLEILDFVKEKDAIPFAVFKPSGFGRFKLYEKVSAGVKLTESESAEWDRLINRYEKVCKKAHDLEVALLIDAEESWMQDAADNLVLDMMRKYNKEKTIVFNTFQMYRWDRMDYLKKIHKIACDENFKIGAKVVRGAYMEKENERAQEKGYTSPICKNKRETDENFNAAIAYIMEHLEDITIFAGTHNEESSFKLIAHMKERNIDPSDGRVWFGQLFGMSDHITFNLAAQGYNAVKYVPYGPVRDVMPYLIRRAEENTSVAGQTSRELALLQKERKRRKLEE, from the coding sequence ATGCAACCAAATTTTGAGAATACTGCAATAGCATTTGAGTTAAAAACCGACTCCCAATTGGAGCGGGCCTATTTTTTGTTTAAGATGATTGCCAATGAACCTTTGGTTCGCATTGGCACTGCGGTGACCAATTTTGCCATTAAGGCACACCTCCCCGTTGAGGGGTTGATCAGGGCAACGGTCTTTGATCATTTTTGCGGTGGGGTCAGTGAGAAAGATTGCCTTCCGGTGATTGACAAAATGTACGAGAAAGGGGTGTACTCCATTTTGGATTATTCAGCAGAGGGAAAGGAAGCGGACAACCAGTTTGATTTTGCCTTGGAGAAGACCTTGGAAATTTTGGATTTTGTCAAGGAAAAAGATGCCATTCCCTTTGCCGTATTCAAGCCCAGTGGGTTTGGACGGTTCAAATTGTATGAAAAAGTCAGTGCTGGCGTAAAATTGACTGAAAGTGAATCGGCTGAATGGGACCGCCTCATAAATCGATATGAAAAAGTTTGTAAAAAGGCCCACGATCTAGAAGTAGCGTTGCTCATTGATGCCGAAGAAAGCTGGATGCAGGATGCTGCTGACAATTTGGTGCTTGATATGATGCGCAAGTACAACAAGGAAAAGACGATTGTCTTCAATACCTTTCAGATGTACCGTTGGGACCGAATGGATTATTTAAAGAAAATCCACAAAATTGCCTGTGATGAAAACTTTAAAATCGGGGCAAAAGTGGTTCGTGGTGCTTACATGGAAAAAGAAAATGAAAGGGCACAGGAAAAAGGGTATACCAGCCCCATCTGCAAAAACAAAAGGGAAACCGATGAAAATTTCAATGCGGCCATAGCCTATATTATGGAGCATTTGGAAGACATCACCATATTTGCTGGTACGCACAACGAGGAAAGTTCCTTTAAACTGATTGCTCACATGAAAGAAAGAAACATTGACCCTTCGGATGGGCGTGTTTGGTTTGGGCAACTTTTTGGTATGAGTGACCACATCACCTTCAACTTGGCGGCGCAGGGTTACAATGCGGTGAAGTATGTGCCTTATGGCCCGGTTCGGGACGTAATGCCCTATTTAATACGAAGGGCAGAGGAGAACACTTCGGTTGCCGGGCAGACTTCACGGGAATTGGCCTTATTGCAAAAAGAGCGGAAGAGACGAAAGTTGGAGGAGTAA
- a CDS encoding alanine dehydrogenase has protein sequence MNQPSSPFSKQQLLPQEETLEVLKQKGELFIGIPKENQYQEKRVCLTPDAVNAITAHGHRVLIESGAGDGANFSDLDYTNAGAEITRDVKKVFSCSIILKVEPPTLSEIDLLNPQTIIISALQIKTQSKEYFETMAKKRLTAIAFEYIRDEDGNYPAVRSLSEIAGISSILIASELMATTSKGNGLMFGNISGVPPVEVVIIGAGTVGEFAARSALGLGANIKVFDNSISKLRHIQTNLNRTVYTSTIQPKNLIKALKRCDVAIGATRGKDRSPVVVSSSMVENMKKGAVIIDVSIDMGGCFETSELTTHNKPTIDKFGVIHYGVPNIPSRYPRTSSISISNIFTPYLLKIGEDGGLEHSLRFDKGLRNGLYMYHGILTNKSVGDWFGLNYNDINFLIF, from the coding sequence ATGAACCAACCGTCATCCCCTTTTAGCAAACAACAACTTTTGCCCCAAGAAGAAACCTTAGAGGTTCTCAAACAAAAGGGAGAACTTTTTATAGGTATTCCAAAGGAAAACCAATATCAGGAAAAGCGGGTATGCTTAACCCCGGATGCTGTTAATGCCATTACTGCGCATGGACACAGGGTCTTGATTGAATCGGGTGCCGGGGATGGCGCCAATTTTTCGGATCTAGACTACACCAATGCCGGTGCCGAAATCACAAGGGATGTCAAGAAAGTTTTTTCTTGTTCCATCATTCTTAAAGTGGAACCTCCTACCCTTTCTGAAATAGATTTACTCAACCCACAGACCATTATTATTTCTGCCTTGCAGATAAAAACACAGAGCAAAGAGTATTTTGAGACCATGGCCAAAAAAAGACTTACGGCCATTGCCTTTGAATACATCAGGGATGAAGACGGAAATTATCCCGCGGTACGTTCCTTAAGTGAAATTGCAGGGATTTCCTCTATCCTCATTGCTTCGGAATTGATGGCCACAACCAGCAAGGGGAATGGTTTGATGTTTGGCAACATCAGTGGTGTGCCCCCAGTGGAAGTGGTGATTATTGGTGCAGGAACTGTCGGGGAATTTGCCGCAAGGTCAGCCTTGGGATTGGGTGCCAACATAAAGGTTTTTGACAATTCCATCAGTAAGTTGAGGCATATACAGACCAATCTTAACCGTACTGTTTATACATCCACCATTCAGCCCAAGAATCTTATAAAAGCCCTTAAGCGGTGCGATGTTGCCATCGGCGCCACTCGTGGAAAAGATCGTTCGCCCGTTGTGGTTTCCAGTTCCATGGTGGAGAACATGAAAAAAGGGGCCGTCATTATCGATGTGAGTATTGATATGGGAGGTTGTTTTGAAACTTCGGAATTGACCACGCACAACAAGCCCACAATCGATAAGTTTGGGGTTATCCATTATGGCGTGCCCAACATTCCCTCCCGTTATCCCAGAACATCCTCAATTTCCATCAGCAATATATTTACACCCTATCTGCTTAAAATTGGTGAAGATGGTGGTTTGGAACATTCCTTGCGTTTTGATAAAGGCTTGCGAAATGGCCTTTATATGTACCATGGCATCTTGACCAATAAGTCGGTTGGTGATTGGTTTGGATTGAACTACAACGATATTAATTTTCTTATTTTTTAA
- a CDS encoding IS3 family transposase (programmed frameshift): protein MKKSKFTESQIIKALKENEQGRKVGDISREMGIDTSTFYYWRKKYGGMEVAHMKRLKELEEENRKLKQMYADASLDIRMLKDVLSKKFLGPSDKKQRAKYLQEAYSVCVSRSCGVLDLARSMWYYHSRRDDTEVVDALSRLAEELPTRGFEVYYKRLRREGRNWNRKRVLRVYRSMNLKLRRKHKKRLPARTKNPLGAPMELNEVWSMDFMADVLSDGRKIRVFNVMDDCNREALAMDVGLNYPAIRVVETLSQLEEEIGLPKTIRCDNGPEFISKALSQWCKAKRVELQFIQPGKPMQNGYMERLNRFYREDVLDAYWFNDLHQVRALTQKWIEDYNTRHPHSSIGDMPPREYKKRFGEEFFPETDNINDNFMNLAMS from the exons ATGAAAAAAAGCAAGTTTACCGAGAGCCAGATCATCAAGGCACTGAAAGAGAACGAACAGGGCCGCAAGGTGGGTGACATATCCCGTGAGATGGGGATTGACACCAGCACTTTTTATTATTGGAGGAAGAAGTACGGGGGCATGGAAGTTGCGCATATGAAGCGCTTGAAGGAACTCGAGGAGGAGAACCGCAAACTCAAGCAGATGTACGCCGATGCCAGTCTTGACATCCGTATGCTCAAGGACGTACTGTCAAAAAAGT TTCTAGGGCCTTCCGACAAGAAGCAGCGCGCCAAATATCTCCAGGAGGCCTATTCTGTATGTGTATCGCGTTCCTGTGGGGTACTGGACCTTGCCCGGTCGATGTGGTACTACCATAGCAGGAGGGACGACACCGAGGTCGTCGATGCCCTTTCCAGGCTGGCCGAAGAGCTGCCGACAAGGGGATTCGAGGTGTATTACAAGCGTTTGCGTCGCGAAGGCCGCAACTGGAACAGGAAACGGGTGTTGAGGGTCTACAGGTCCATGAACCTAAAACTCAGGAGGAAGCACAAGAAGAGGCTTCCTGCAAGGACAAAGAACCCACTGGGGGCCCCGATGGAGCTCAACGAGGTCTGGAGCATGGACTTTATGGCCGATGTGCTGTCCGATGGAAGGAAGATAAGGGTGTTCAATGTGATGGACGACTGCAACCGGGAGGCACTGGCCATGGACGTGGGGCTGAACTATCCGGCGATAAGGGTAGTGGAGACCTTATCACAACTGGAGGAGGAAATAGGCCTGCCAAAGACCATACGCTGCGACAACGGTCCGGAGTTCATATCCAAGGCCCTATCACAATGGTGCAAGGCCAAACGTGTCGAGCTGCAGTTCATCCAGCCCGGCAAGCCCATGCAGAACGGATATATGGAACGCCTGAACAGGTTTTACAGGGAGGATGTGCTCGATGCCTATTGGTTCAACGACCTCCACCAAGTAAGGGCACTGACCCAAAAATGGATAGAGGATTACAATACAAGGCATCCCCATTCATCCATCGGGGATATGCCGCCCAGGGAATACAAGAAACGTTTCGGGGAAGAATTCTTCCCCGAAACAGACAACATTAATGATAATTTTATGAATTTAGCGATGTCCTAA